One genomic region from Anthonomus grandis grandis chromosome 1, icAntGran1.3, whole genome shotgun sequence encodes:
- the LOC126744403 gene encoding uncharacterized protein LOC126744403 isoform X1, with protein sequence MADLELFKKDRKSAKSTITRYYNWLTKNQNAFVQEDVTDLQAREETLKLYFDKYCKAQDEIEELDENDEENREELENKHYTCIKIVRNVCQRFSFLSETQNVPKENYLSTNFNSNLNLPEIDIPPFDSQILNWQSYFEMFTALVIDNTNLTNVKRLWYLRSTVKGEALKLIETLKLTNDNFEIAIDILKSRYENLTCVVNSFLSSLIDISPISKCTSPILREFVVTIKRNLECLKKLNIPTEQIFEYLLIYIFERKLDFNTKRGFEQERNYNTLPSLQHFLDFLEKRCMMLENISDSQSHSTSKYFVKKSEQKVSFHAQSDDFQNSKNKNSICLYCSLANHRIYSCQKFLNLHLNEKEQFVKSKKLCFNCLGDKHFTSNCLSKSKCRICQRRHHTLMHTDLNVAQNNSHSQSQGNYRSENRNNPTHNPIPRNTQNVVNNARIQYSQSRPNCNNHTRQAPSHSLSRNTPHFEDNHNNRATHLPTQTHNSSNQHTDEYLPRSSHTCTPSTNEDPHNFSGIATQRNQVLLATAQIEMFSKTGKIITARALLDNGSQISFITKKLLDKLNYTPYTKVLNTTGISQNSIVSNQMVDLLIHSKIENKNFSLSCAIINNITNRLPQNPIQPKNLNIPDSISLDLADPNFYIPSEVDMLIGADLFYNLLVPGICKLENNSLVLINTHLGWIISGNLSLNLFNCEQQHYSFFTQIPEENGWEDNLENILTKFWSIEEIPQKSILSPEDKLAEDIFEKTTKILDDGSYQIDFPFKSPDEHLKLGDSFKIAQKRFLTLENRFKSNPDLFHEYKKFIDEYVELGHAKYVPLTLYNKTGHLKYFIPHLCVIRDSAITTKLRVVFDASAKTSSGFALNNVTLKGYQVQPELFDILCRFRVFKYTLTSDIMKMYRMIRTNPAHNFLQNILWRENPNEDLKCIELQTVTYGTNFAPFIATRVLKDVALKNIDKYPLAANALLKQCYMDDIIGGCDKIEDLFDLYAQLNSLLNSAGFTLHKFNSNSHNLLEYLKKSPSLEYDLNLDKSPSKILGLKWQPTDDCLKISVPEITPCDFPTKRIILSTLAQCFDPLGLVNPIIVKGKILMQKLWKCKVDWDTKISDEHILKEWQEFLEHLKLICNLKIPRCLFSHKPIQKFELHGFADASSLAYGACIYIRTIYEDSVSCSLISSKSKVSPIKTKTIPRLELCAMLLLANLASRIFDIFKEKISFESVNLWSDSEIALAWCKKEPSTWSVFVSNRVAQIQNLTSDFHWRHIKSSENAADILSRGIFAQEILDSGAWYSGPHFLQDPRVILDTLDNPTKIVDLPEEKVSSKKLCCVVTETKSSFQYWNDIFQKFSSITRLKRTLAYVLRFLHNIKIAKNPEQKIKGPLSISELEKAQNLIVKNLQGQYFSKEIAELNQNKCASNKSINSLKPFLDENNFLRVGGRLENAHISFEQKHPLLLPSHNPTVGLMLKHEHLRLGHSGTQNVLSNFRLQFWPLNGLKETKKIIRQCVTCARFSSSPASQLMANIPKDRLVQVSKPFEKTGIDFGGPFQIKSSRLRKAPIIKGYICVFVCMVTKAIHLEVVTSLSTEAFLMTLKRFISRRGNPSIIYTDNGTNFLGAKNQLKELYDFFNKSSVTNEIKNYLSQNETHWKFIPPKAPHWGGLWEAAVKSTKYHLYRLVGNMQLTYEEFSTILTQIEAILNSRPLCPLSNDPSDFQYLTPSHFLIGSNITAYPEKDISDVPENRVSHWQKCTQIKQLFWKRWSKDYLCRLQNRPKWLKEKGNLKENDLVLLKEDNTPPLYWPRGRILEIFKGPDGRVRVVKIKTKDGKFVRPITKLYPLPSPLPNDG encoded by the coding sequence ATGGCTGATTTAGAACTCTTTAAAAAAGACCGTAAATCCGCGAAAAGTACAATTACCCGGTATTATAACTGGTTGACAAAAAACCAGAACGCGTTTGTACAAGAAGATGTAACCGATCTTCAGGCCCGCGAAGAGACTCTTAAATTGTACTTTGATAAGTACTGTAAAGCCCAAGATGAAATTGAGGAATTGGACGAAAATGATGAAGAAAATCGTGAAGAATTAGAAAATAAGCACTACACTTGTATAAAAATAGTTAGAAATGTTTGTCAAaggttttcatttttatctgaAACTCAAAATGTTcccaaagaaaattatttatccaccaattttaattcaaatttaaatttacctgaaatTGATATACCCCCATTTGatagtcaaattttaaattggcaGTCATATTTTGAAATGTTCACTGCACTTGTTATTGACAATACAAATCTCACTAATGTTAAACGCTTATGGTACTTAAGATCTACGGTTAAAGGTGAAGCTTtaaagttgattgaaactttgaaattaactaatgataattttgaaatcgctattgatattttaaaatctagatatgAAAATTTGACTTGTgtagtaaatagttttttaagtagtttGATTGACATATCGCCTATAAGTAAATGTACATCCCCCATATTGAGAGAATTTGTTGTTACAATCAAGAGAAATTTAgaatgtctaaaaaaattaaatatcccTACAGAACAAATTTTTGAGTATTtgctaatttatatttttgaaagaaaattagattttaacaCAAAACGAGGCTTTGAACAAGAGAGAAATTATAACACGTTGCCAagtttacaacattttttagattttttggaaaaaagatgCATGATGTTAGAAAATATTAGTGATTCTCAGTCCCATTCAAcaagtaaatattttgtaaaaaaaagtgaacaaaaagtttcttttcACGCGCAATCAGATGATTTTcaaaactctaaaaataaaaactcgatTTGTCTTTATTGTAGCTTGGCTAATCACCGCATTTACTcatgtcaaaaatttttaaatttgcatctGAATGAAAAAGAGCAGTTtgttaaatcaaaaaagttGTGTTTTAATTGTTTGGGTGATAAACACTTTACAAGTAATTGTCtttcaaaatcaaaatgtaGAATATGTCAAAGAAGACACCACACACTCATGCATACGGATTTAAATGTTGCACAAAATAACTCACACTCACAATCACAAGGTAATTATCGCTCTGAAAACAGAAACAACCCTACACACAACCCTATCCCTAGAAACACACAAAATGTAGTAAATAATGCACGCATTCAATATTCTCAATCACGACCAAATTGTAATAATCACACAAGACAAGCGCCCTCACACTCACTCAGTCGAAATACTCCTCACTTTGAAGACAATCACAATAACAGAGCCACACATTTGCCCACTCAAACTCACAACTCAAGCAATCAACACACTGATGAATATTTACCCAGAAGCTCACATACTTGCACGCCCAGTACAAATGAGGACCCACATAATTTTAGTGGTATAGCCACCCAAAGAAATCAAGTTCTTTTAGCAACTGCTCAGAttgaaatgttttcaaaaacaggaaaaattatCACAGCCCGAGCACTCCTAGATAACGGGAGTCAAATCTCCTTTATTACCAAAAAGCTATTAGATAAACTCAACTATACTCCCTATACAAAAGTGTTAAATACTACAGGTATTTCCCAAAACTCAATTGTCTCTAACCAAATGGTAGATCTCTTGATACActcaaaaatagaaaataaaaatttctcacTCTCTTGCgccataataaataatattactaataGGTTACCACAAAACCCAATtcagccaaaaaatttaaatatcccTGATTCTATTTCTCTCGATTTGGCTGATCCAAATTTTTACATTCCCTCGGAAGTAGATATGCTTATAGGAGCagatttattttacaatttattggTTCCTGGAATTTGTAAGCTTGAAAATAACTCGTTGGTTTTGATAAACACTCACCTCGGATGGATTATCTCGggtaatttatctttaaatttatttaattgtgaaCAACAAcattattcattttttacaCAGATCCCGGAGGAAAATGGCTGGGAAGATAATCTAGAAAATATTCTCACAAAGTTTTGGAGTATCGAAGAAATTCcccaaaaatcaattttatccCCGGAAGATAAACTTGCTGAGGATATCTtcgaaaaaacaacaaaaatattagatGATGGTTCATACCAAATTGATTTTCCCTTTAAATCCCCTGATGAGCACTTAAAATTGGGCGATTCGTTTAAAATAGCTCAAAAACGCTTTTTAACCCTAGAAAATCGTTTTAAAAGTAACCCGGATTTGTTTCACgaatataaaaagtttatagaCGAATATGTTGAACTTGGTCATGCGAAATACGTTCCTTTGACTCTTTACAATAAAACGGgacacttaaaatattttattccacaTCTTTGTGTTATTCGGGACTCCGCTATCACAACAAAATTACGCGTAGTCTTTGACGCGTCAGCAAAAACGTCATCGGGATTCGCGTTAAATAATGTAACACTAAAGGGTTATCAAGTTCAACCagaactttttgatattttgtgcAGATTTCGCGTTTTTAAATACACTCTCACTTCTGACATTATGAAAATGTACAGAATGATTAGAACCAACCCGGCACATAACTTTCTTCAAAACATACTCTGGAGAGAAAACCCGAATGAAGATTTAAAATGTATAGAGTTACAAACCGTGACCTACGGTACAAATTTCGCACCGTTTATTGCAACTCGTGTTTTGAAAGATGTAGCGCtcaaaaatatagataaatatcCCCTAGCTGCTAATGCGTTGCTAAAACAATGTTATATGGACGATATTATTGGAGGATGTGATAAAATCgaagatttatttgatttatatgCCCAATTAAACTCTTTGCTAAATAGTGCAGGTTTCACACTccataaatttaattcaaactcACACAATTTGTtagaatatcttaaaaaaagccCGTCCCTAGAATATGACCTAAATCTCGATAAATCCCCAAGCAAAATACTTGGCCTAAAATGGCAACCTACTGATGACTGTTTAAAAATCTCTGTTCCTGAAATAACCCCATGTGATTTCCCtacaaaaagaattattttatctaCTCTGGCCCAATGTTTTGATCCTCTTGGTTTGGTTAACCCAATTATAGTTAAAGGTAAAATTCTCATGCAAAAACTTTGGAAATGTAAGGTCGATTGGGACACAAAAATATCTGATGAACATATTCTCAAAGAATGGCAAGAATTTTTAGAAcatcttaaattaatttgcaatttaaaaattcccagATGTTTGTTTTCACATAAAccaattcaaaaatttgaattgcATGGTTTCGCAGACGCGTCCTCGCTAGCTTATGGTGCTTGCATATATATCCGCACAATTTATGAGGACTCTGTTTCTTGTTCCCTAATATCCTCAAAGTCCAAGGTATCTCCCATAAAAACGAAAACAATTCCAAGGCTCGAATTGTGTGCTATGTTGCTCTTAGCAAATCTTGCTTCCcgaatttttgacatttttaaagaaaaaatatcctttGAATCAGTAAATCTTTGGTCAGATTCAGAAATTGCCCTAGCTTGGTGTAAAAAAGAGCCGAGTACATGGTCTGTGTTCGTCTCAAATAGAGTTGCCCAAATACAGAATTTGACTTCAGATTTTCATTGGAGACACATAAAATCAAGTGAAAACGCCGCTGACATTTTATCAAGGGGTATTTTTGCCCAAGAAATTCTGGATTCTGGTGCATGGTACTCTGGTCCACATTTTTTACAAGATCCAAGAGTAATTTTGGATACTTTGGATAACCCAACTAAAATTGTAGATCTCCCTGAGGAAAAAGTTTCCTCTAAAAAACTCTGTTGTGTAGTCACGGAGACTAAAAGTAGTTTCCAATATTGGAATGATATATTCCAAAAATTCTCGAGCATTACCCGATTAAAACGAACGTTAGCTTATGTCCTTAGATttctacataatataaaaatcgctaaaaatccggaacaaaaaattaaaggcCCTTTATCAATAAGCGAATTAGAAAAAGCTCAAAACTTAATCGTTAAAAATTTGCAAGGTCagtatttttctaaagaaatcgCAGAGCTTAACCAGAATAAATGTGCTTCAAATAAAAGCATCAACTCACTTAAACCCTTTTTGGatgaaaacaattttctaaGAGTTGGAGGTAGATTAGAAAATGCCCACATAAGTTTTGAGCAAAAACACCCGTTACTTTTGCCCTCCCATAATCCCACAGTTGGATTAATGTTAAAACATGAACACCTTCGCTTAGGACACAGTGGTACTCAGAATGTCTTGTCTAATTTTAGACTCCAATTTTGGCCCTTGAATGGACTCAAAGAGACAAAAAAGATAATAAGGCAATGCGTCACTTGTGCGCGTTTTTCCTCTAGTCCCGCCAGCCAACTTATGGCAAATATACCCAAAGATCGATTGGTACAAGTTTCTAAGCCCTTTGAAAAAACAGGAATTGATTTTGGTGGCCCATTCCAGATCAAATCTTCACGTTTGCGTAAAGCCCCAATAATAAAAGGTTACATCTGTGTTTTCGTTTGCATGGTGACCAAAGCAATACACCTGGAAGTGGTTACTAGTCTCTCTACAGAAGCTTTTTTGATGACACTCAAGCGATTCATTTCTCGGCGTGGTAATCCCTCAATAATTTACACAGACAATGGCACAAACTTCCTAGGTgctaaaaatcaattaaaagagCTCTATGACTTTTTCAATAAATCTTCGGTCACTAATGAGATTAAGAATTATTTGTCTCAAAACGAGACTCACTGGAAATTCATCCCACCCAAAGCTCCACACTGGGGAGGCCTGTGGGAAGCTGCTGTTAAAAGCAcgaaatatcatttatatagaCTCGTTGGTAATATGCAGTTAACATACGAAGAATTTAGCACAATCTTAACTCAAATTGAAGCTATACTGAATTCTAGGCCCTTGTGCCCCCTATCAAATGACCCTTCAGACTTTCAGTATCTTACCCCTTCTCATTTTCTAATCGGTTCCAATATTACAGCTTACCCTGAAAAAGACATTAGTGACGTTCCCGAAAATAGAGTTTCTCATTGGCAAAAGTGTACCCAAATTAAGCAACTGTTTTGGAAAAGGTGGTCAAAGGACTACCTATGTAGGCTACAAAACAGACCTAAATGGTTAAAagaaaaaggtaatttaaaagAGAACGACTTAGTCTTATTAAAAGAAGATAACACTCCACCCCTATACTGGCCAAGAGGTAGAATTCTAGAAATTTTTAAAGGTCCTGATGGAAGGGTTCGTGTggtgaaaattaaaactaaagatggaaAATTTGTACGCCCGATTACCAAATTATATCCTTTACCCTCACCTTTGCCCAATGAtggttaa